The genome window GACCTGCCGGAATTGCGACGTTTCGCTTACTTTTTACAAGAATAAAAACATAGGCAAGTGCCATTACTGCGGCTACCAGAAAAGAATACCGGAATCCTGCCCAAAATGCGAAGGCAGTCATCTTCAAAATTTTGGCTTCGGGACAGAACAGGTGGAGGCTGAATTAAAAACCTGTTTTCCCGGCGCAAAAATTAAACGGATGGATTTGGAATCCACAAGAAGCAGGGAATCCTTTGAAGATATATACAGGGCGTTTCAAAAACGTGAAATTGATATTCTTGTAGGGACGCAGATGGTTACAAAAGGTTTTGATTTTGTAAACGTTACGCTTGTCGGAGTTATATCCGCTGATACTAATTTAAACCTGCCGGATTTCCGTGCCAGCGAGCGGACTTTCCAGCTTTTAACGCAGGTCGCGGGCAGGGCGGGACGGGGTGAACTGCCGGGTGAGGTGATTGTCCAGACGTATCTTCCCGAACATTACGCCATCCTATCGAGCAGGGAACATGATTTCAGCCGTTTTTTTGCCGAGGAGGCTTCTTTTCGCAAAAACCTTAATTATCCGCCGTTTTGCTCTATCATCAATATTTTTATTAAAGGCCCTAAAGAGGAAAATGTCAGGGATGCCTCGCAAAAACTGGTGCGGTCACTTTTACGGGAAAAATCCAGGGCGAAAAACAGGCTTATAATTTTAGGCCCGGCGGAGGCATCGATTGCAAAAATAAAATCTCAATTCAGGTGGCAGATTATTCTTAAATGTGAATCAAGGCCGTTTATGAAAAAAGTTCTGGCAGGTGTGATAGAAAAAGAAGAGCTTCCTAAAAATGTATCTATTCATTTCGATATAGACCCGCAGGGGATAATGTAGAAAAAATTATGAAAAAATTGTATAAACTACGGCCAGAATAATAAATACCAATCCGACAAGCGCCATCATTGGCATATACTATCTCCTTTTCTTCAATTTTTAAAAACAAAATTTTCTAACTACCCAGTATATAATTATCCTATAAAAAACCGGTTTTGTCAATAAAAATATCAAATTAATTTATAAATTTTTCTATCCGTTTAAGGCAGGTGTCTTTTGATAAAAGCGGGATTATCTGGACAAGTTCAGGCCCGTGCAAATCACCGGTCAATGCGCAGCGGAGAGGCATGTAGAGGTCTTTGCCTTTTACACCTGTTTCTTTCTGGATTTCCTTCGCCGTTTTTTGAACATCTTCAACTGTTATTTTTTCAAGTTTCTTTAATTTTCCATGCCACCACGGCAATACTTTTTTTGAATTTTCGGTTTCAAGCAGTTCATTTGCCTCTGTTTTATAAATTATAGGTTTGTCAAAAAATATCAGGGCGTGTGATGGTATTTCAGAAAAATGAGAAACATAATTTTTCAGGACATCGATTACTTTACAGAGCCAATCCCGTTGGATTTCCGATTTGTCCCTGATCAATCCGGCATGGACAAGAAAAGGTATGGCATTTTCAGCGAGCTTATTGACGTCCGTTCGCACCATATGCGAATTTGAAATCCAGTTCAATTTCTGGAGGTCGAAAACCGCGGGGCTCCCTGAAACACGGTCGATGCTGAACTGTTTTACAAGTTCCTCCATTGAAAGGATTTCTTCTATTTTCCCGTCTTTTTCTTTTGGCGCCCATCCGAGTAACGCAAGGTAATTAATCAGTGCTTCAGGCGGGTAACCTTCAGCCATATATTCGGAAACCGAGGTATGGCTGTCGCGTTTACTGAGTTTCTGGCGGTCTTTCCCGAGTATCAGGGAAAGATGCCCGAATAAAGGCGCGGGAAAGTTTAACGCGCTATAAATCATTAGTTGCCTCCGGGTGTTGGACAGATGCTCTTCCCCCCTAAGGACATGTGTTATTTCCATCAAATGATCGTCTATAACGACCGCGTAATTATATGTGGGAAGGCCCTGTGAGCGGATGATTATGAAATCGCCGACCATCTCGCCTTTCAGGTTCACTTCCTCGCGTATCAGATCCTTTATGATTATA of bacterium contains these proteins:
- the gltX gene encoding glutamate--tRNA ligase, coding for MSDNKIRVRFAPSPTGHLHVGGVRTALYNWLFARSQGGTFILRIEDTDAARSTKESETTLLEDLKWLNLNWDEGPDIGGPHAPYRQSERLDIYNKYALRLIEENKAYYCYCTDEELADKKEQALKEGKIPQYDGRCRFLTEDEKNSFIKEGRAPAIRFIVHHDDIIIKDLIREEVNLKGEMVGDFIIIRSQGLPTYNYAVVIDDHLMEITHVLRGEEHLSNTRRQLMIYSALNFPAPLFGHLSLILGKDRQKLSKRDSHTSVSEYMAEGYPPEALINYLALLGWAPKEKDGKIEEILSMEELVKQFSIDRVSGSPAVFDLQKLNWISNSHMVRTDVNKLAENAIPFLVHAGLIRDKSEIQRDWLCKVIDVLKNYVSHFSEIPSHALIFFDKPIIYKTEANELLETENSKKVLPWWHGKLKKLEKITVEDVQKTAKEIQKETGVKGKDLYMPLRCALTGDLHGPELVQIIPLLSKDTCLKRIEKFIN